CTATTGATGAACTTTAAATATCATTTTAAACCATTGATTGATTTATGAAAGCCCCTGATCCCCTTTTTGTTACTTATTGGCTTGGTTACGCAAATCAAAAAATGATTATTGAGGAACTTCCGAACGGTATTGACGTGATCAATTTGTTTCTGATTAACCTGGATCCCCAGAAAACTTTGCAGCATTTGTACCTGACCAGCAATGGAATGACCTGGGCTAGCATTCTGACAGGGGTAAGGGTGCAGCAAAACAGAGGAGTTAAGGTTCTGGCATCAATCATCAGCACGCCAAATCCGCAGATTTCATGGAATACCATTGCCGATCCGGCAGCTTTCGCTGCAGATGTTTATGATTTGGTCGTAAATAACTGGGGATTGGATGGGATTGATATTGATCCTGAAATGGGAGGAGATATCCCCAATGAAACATTTATTGAAGTGGTGTGGCAGTTGTCTAAATATTTTGGGCCACGGTCACAAACGGGAAAGACAATGAGTTATGTTACTTATCAATATTATGCCGATGAACAATTGTTAAAACAGTGTAATGCATTATTTGATTACGTGGCTTTAATGGGATATTTCTGGGATCTGGA
This region of Pedobacter steynii genomic DNA includes:
- a CDS encoding glycosyl hydrolase family 18 protein is translated as MKAPDPLFVTYWLGYANQKMIIEELPNGIDVINLFLINLDPQKTLQHLYLTSNGMTWASILTGVRVQQNRGVKVLASIISTPNPQISWNTIADPAAFAADVYDLVVNNWGLDGIDIDPEMGGDIPNETFIEVVWQLSKYFGPRSQTGKTMSYVTYQYYADEQLLKQCNALFDYVALMGYFWDLETMINQFELYAGLVSSKKLLFGVQPGAHQATSLAEAVQLTKWQPDNGLKGGMMLFNINIDKDFNYTNGLIKVLKSRELMS